One segment of Anopheles stephensi strain Indian chromosome 3, UCI_ANSTEP_V1.0, whole genome shotgun sequence DNA contains the following:
- the LOC118511515 gene encoding uncharacterized protein LOC118511515, which yields MKCFAVLLLFSLLATIAAAPVAEPEKEQTTAAPKADDDSQKESVETPNVKTDDSPRDKPDMSQVDFMQQVITSVMKQVADGFKDRLKVLPFVL from the coding sequence ATGAAGTGTTTCGCAGTACTGTTACTATTCAGCCTGCTGGCCACTATCGCTGCTGCTCCAGTTGCAGAACCAGAGAAAGAGCAAACGACTGCAGCACCCAAAGCTGACGATGACAGTCAGAAGGAGTCGGTGGAAACGCCGAACGTGAAAACAGACGACAGTCCCAGGGATAAGCCGGACATGAGCCAGGTCGACTTCATGCAGCAAGTGATTACGAGTGTGATGAAGCAAGTGGCCGATGGTTTTAAGGATAGGTTGAAAGTGCTTCCTTTCGTTTTGTAA
- the LOC118511513 gene encoding transcription factor mef2A, translating to MNAAPDFGTAIRQNSSPKHDFPLQNGPNHPVEYQNYIGAGGGGGGGGMGMQSQQQQQQQQQQQQQQDLTIDGIPNNFPHRRSRASRTFKNPPQPHMCIKERTVDGKEVFINVLSWTRIANPDNPDAPIPLYGGMKVGKIPPGSPKAPPLVYAVMASPEVLKKAGRKCPDTPERMNLVDLMCEFVEAMNPSLHLSRKPEILKDRDLSGELKDVWSAVQACRDKGRSDNGPPENLVVYTEFGPDSAPSYEQTIQQHQQQQQHQLQYQQQYDQLPNSHEQQGRFPLSVASSQQQQQQQQQHYPYHHQQQSAINHNNHNSSVLTSIEQQISTISVADGSGPPEGSNTTSAPSAATNGSNVLPDEPMLSKETESLKLSSSNGSSNGTVNKTNGITLPNTASDASATAAPPTLTSSTSSSPTVPQTSPTNASTPSAVPVKEPTKSSSGHNFFPMFRSSKSSSSSSSSSSSGTANSNGGTATANTQLSSGIDKASVNGGSESGAASTPTSDNGPEPAKASKPSSKKSGLNFFRRNKSTSTEAGSKKEPSTPTKQPPAGGGGVLPAGLSSATSAPATPAATGAAATGPEAKLQSLMDSDAINHRGAHHPYHLDNGGNGGGGGGDGATSGGNGGEILETGAATIAAK from the exons ATGAATGCAGCGCCCGATTTCGGTACCGCAATCCGGCAGAACAGTTCACCGAAGCATGACTTCCCACTGCAGAATGGACCGAACCATCCGGTCGAATACCAGAATTACATCGGTGCTGGTGGAGGGGGAGGTGGAGGTGGAATGGGAATGCaaagtcagcagcagcagcagcagcagcagcaacaacaacagcagcaggattTGACCATCGACGGTATACCGAACAATTTCCCCCATCGACGGTCGAGAGCGTCGCGAACGTTCAAGAATCCACCCCAGCCCCACATGTGCATCAAGGAGCGGACCGTCGACGGGAAGGAGGTGTTCATCAACGTGCTCAGCTGGACGCGTATCGCCAATCCGGACAATCCGGACGCACCGATACCGCTGTACGGTGGCATGAAAGTGGGCAAG ATACCACCCGGTAGCCCGAAAGCGCCACCCCTAGTCTATGCCGTGATGGCCAGCCCCGAGGTACTGAAGAAGGCTGGTCGTAAATGTCCCGACACACCG GAACGTATGAATCTGGTCGATTTGATGTGCGAGTTTGTGGAGGCCATGAATCCTTCTTTGCATCTGTCGAG AAAACCTGAAATACTCAAGGATCGCGACCTGTCCGGTGAGCTGAAGGATGTGTGGAGTGCGGTACAGGCGTGTCGTGATAAGGGCCGTTCCGATAATGGTCCTCCCGAGAATCTAGTCGTGTACACCGAGTTTGGTCCGGACAGTGCGCCCAGCTACGAGCAAACGatacagcagcatcagcagcaacagcaacatcagcttCAATATCAACAGCAGTACGATCAGCTTCCAAACTCCCATGAACAGCAGGGCCGTTTCCCATTATCAGTTGCGTcatcgcagcagcaacagcaacaacaacaacaacattaccCTTAtcaccatcaacaacaaagTGCAATTAaccacaacaaccacaactCCTCCGTACTAACCAGTATTGAACAGCAGATCTCGACGATATCCGTTGCGGACGGTTCCGGTCCGCCGGAAGGTAGCAATACAACCAGCGCACCCTCGGCTGCAACGAACGGATCGAACGTCCTGCCCGATGAGCCGATGCTGTCGAAGGAAACCGAAAGTCTGAAACTGTCTTCTAGCAATGGTAGTAGCAACGGTACGGTGAACAAAACCAACGGAATCACACTGCCTAACACAGCAAGCGATGCTAGCGCGACCGCCGCGCCCCCCACACTGACCTCGTCCACTTCCTCTTCTCCAACTGTGCCACAAACGTCACCGACCAACGCCAGTACACCGTCAGCGGTGCCCGTGAAGGAACCGACCAAAAGCTCCTCGGGACACAACTTTTTCCCGATGTTTCGCTCGTCGaaaagcagcagtagcagcagtagtagtagttctAGCGGTACTGCTAACAGCAACGGTGGTACTGCTACCGCCAACACCCAGCTAAGCTCTGGGATCGATAAAGCATCGGTGAACGGTGGCAGCGAATCAGGCGCCGCTTCCACCCCAACCAGTGACAATGGCCCGGAACCGGCGAAAGCATCGAAACCGAGTAGTAAAAAGAGTGGATTAAACTTTTTCCGACGCAACAAATCGACGTCGACGGAGGCGGGCAGTAAGAAGGAACCGTCTACCCCAACCAAACAACCTCcagccggtggtggtggagtgcTTCCAGCCGGGCTCTCCTCCGCAACGTCAGCTCCTGCAACACCGGCCGCTACGGGTGCAGCGGCTACCGGACCGGAAGCGAAGCTGCAGTCGCTTATGGATAGCGATGCCATCAATCATCGCGGTGCCCACCACCCGTATCACCTGGACAATGGGgggaatggtggtggtggcggtggggATGGTGCTACTAGTGGAGGAAATGGTGGGGAGATACTCGAAACAGGTGCGGCCACTATCGCAGCAAAGTAA
- the LOC118511516 gene encoding uncharacterized protein LOC118511516, translating to MKYLVFLLLFGCQVLIRGDELLDSEEPPEGYYAFIESPSAVPPKVRSPPYTHINIECKEATNPKPYVSANNLCGDLNKGKIPRNPMKQNVLGEPYPFELIRNQTLKFLSKTLPVLKADDTLPKVTQIIPDEPVDQFDDNGIGRRMGKSMRMEEERRAEEDARAPRKFCDGGGVFCALYRAIQGEPISSKLVAERREEAAAYPPPPRYEGPPTPCPAKVEYATPVFAKNYQGSWRYVVQIPYEGYFTQTVEVTRCLQARCHYLDGGCLSSPRWVSLLVAEIFYPNAEEQVTAPTTTTTTAPSIQDFQAYQQYLQKRAGLPTDNVYESSINGSPHQQQQQQQQQQQAPTAAASTAKANQHCDGHDEIGCFQVRLYYDWFLIPGSCKCWRPDYFAKYVRKRPSPDL from the exons ATGAAGTACCTAGTGTTTTTG CTATTGTTTGGATGTCAAGTACTCATCAGGGGTGATGAGCTGTTGGACTCCGAGGAACCACCAGAGGG CTACTATGCCTTCATAGAATCGCCTTCTGCCGTTCCGCCAAAGGTGCGATCGCCACCGTACACGCACATCAACATTGAGTGTAAGGAAGCGACCAACCCGAAACCGTACGTGTCGGCCAACAATCTGTGCGGAGATCTGAACAAGGGAAAGATTCCACGGAACCCGATGAAGCAAAATGTGCTGGGCGAACCGTACCCTTT CGAGCTAATCCGCAACCAAACGCTCAAGTTCCTGTCCAAGACGTTGCCCGTCCTGAAGGCGGATGATACACTGCCGAAGGTCACACAAATCATTCCCGACGAACCTGTGGATCAGTTCGATGATAATGG CATCGGTCGCCGAATGGGCAAATCGATGCGCATGGAGGAGGAACGGCGCGCCGAAGAGGATGCCCGGGCACCGCGCAAGTTCTGCGATGGTGGCGGTGTGTTCTGTGCCCTGTACCGTGCCATCCAGGGTGAACCGATCAGCAGCAAGCTGGTGGCGGAAAGGCGCGAAGAGGCAGCCGCCTATCCACCGCCACCCCGCTACGAGGGCCCTCCGACGCCCTGCCCGGCCAAGGTAGAGTACGCGACGCCCGTGTTTGCCAAAAACTATCAAGGCTCGTGGCGCTACGTGGTACAAATCCCGTACGAAGGTTACTTCACGCAGACGGTCGAAGTGACGCGCTGTTTGCAGGCCCGCTGCCACTATCTGGACGGTGGCTGCCTATCCTCGCCACGCTGGGTCAGCTTGCTGGTGGCCGAAATCTTTTACCCGAACGCGGAAGAACAGGTGACGGcaccgacgacgaccaccacgACGGCTCCCTCCATCCAAGACTTCCAGGCCTACCAGCAGTATCTGCAGAAGCGGGCCGGTCTGCCTACGGACAACGTGTACGAAAGCAGCATCAACGGCAGtccacaccagcagcaacagcaacagcagcaacagcagcaagctcCAACTGCAGCCGCCTCTACCGCCAAGGCAAATCAGCACTGCGATGGTCACGATGAAATTGGATGCTTCCAGGTGCGACTGTACTACGATTGGTTCCTCATTCCCGGCTCGTGCAAATGCTGGCGACCGGACTACTTTGCCAAATACGTGCGAAAACGACCATCGCCGGACCTGTAA